From a single Nostoc sp. MS1 genomic region:
- the topA gene encoding type I DNA topoisomerase: MSTLVIVESPTKARTIRNYLPKDYRVEASMGHVRDLPQSASEIPATVKGEAWAQLGVNVDADFEPVYVVPKDKKKVVTQLKEALKEADELILATDEDREGESISWHLYQILKPKVPTKRMVFHEITQEAIKKALKDCRNIDEQLVRAQETRRILDRLVGYTLSPLLWKKIAWGLSAGRVQSVAVRLLVTKERQRRAFREGTYWDLKAYLEQHKGPFTAQLITLAGTKVATGSDFDPSTGQIAAGRNVVLLSETEATALQERLTGKVWNVSEVDERPVTRKPAPPFTTSTLQQESNRKLRLSARDTMRIAQNLYEQGYITYMRTDSVHLSEQAIAAARSCVEQLYGKQYLSPQPRQYTTKSKGAQEAHEAIRPAGSTFRTPQETGLSGREFALYDLIWKRTVACQMADSRQTQITVQLQVEDAGFRASGKRIDFPGYLRAYVEGSDDPDAALEDQEIILPNLKVGDHPDCKNLEAVGHETQPPARYTEATLVKTLESEGIGRPSTYASIIGTIIDKGYTQLVNNALIPTFTAFAVTDLLEKHFPDIVDPSFTSKMEQTLDDIADGEAEWLPYLRDFYLGDKGLETLVKERESQIDATKARTVELENLDAKVRIGKYGPYIEVENGEGVITASIPKDLTPADLDPKQVEVILRQKTVGPDQLGRHPETGEPIYVKIGAYGPYVQLGDKTDENPKPKQASLPKGVTPENISLETGIGLLSLPRTLGTHPTTGGKIQASLGRFGPYVVHDQGKEGKDYRSLKASDDVLTITLERALELISEPKKVRGSTSSKSKAALRELGTHPEDDAPINIYDGPYGPYIKHGKTNVGIPEGTSVEDVTLATALELLSAKASTSKTTRKSSKTTATKSKSTAKSSSTATKKKGA, encoded by the coding sequence ATGTCAACCCTCGTCATTGTCGAATCTCCAACCAAAGCTCGTACCATCCGCAACTACTTACCCAAAGATTATCGAGTAGAAGCGTCGATGGGTCATGTGCGTGATTTACCCCAGTCAGCTAGTGAAATTCCCGCCACTGTTAAAGGGGAAGCATGGGCGCAGCTTGGGGTAAATGTGGACGCTGACTTTGAACCAGTGTATGTTGTCCCTAAAGACAAAAAGAAAGTTGTCACCCAGCTCAAGGAAGCGCTGAAAGAGGCTGATGAACTGATTCTGGCAACTGACGAAGACCGGGAAGGCGAAAGTATTAGTTGGCATTTATACCAAATACTGAAGCCAAAAGTGCCGACTAAGCGGATGGTGTTTCATGAAATTACTCAGGAAGCCATCAAAAAAGCTTTAAAAGATTGCCGTAATATCGATGAGCAGCTAGTACGCGCTCAAGAAACACGGCGGATTTTGGATCGTTTAGTCGGCTATACTCTTTCGCCCCTGTTGTGGAAGAAAATTGCCTGGGGTTTGTCTGCGGGACGGGTACAGTCTGTAGCGGTGCGACTGCTGGTAACTAAAGAACGCCAACGCCGCGCTTTCCGTGAAGGTACATACTGGGACTTGAAGGCATACCTGGAGCAACATAAAGGCCCCTTTACCGCCCAGCTAATTACCCTAGCAGGTACGAAAGTGGCAACTGGTAGCGATTTTGACCCATCAACAGGACAAATCGCCGCCGGGCGCAATGTCGTGCTGCTAAGTGAAACTGAAGCAACTGCCCTGCAAGAACGCCTCACAGGCAAAGTTTGGAATGTCTCAGAGGTGGACGAACGCCCAGTTACACGCAAACCTGCGCCACCGTTCACCACTTCGACATTACAACAGGAATCTAACCGGAAACTGCGCCTGTCAGCACGGGATACAATGCGGATTGCTCAGAACTTGTACGAGCAAGGGTACATTACCTATATGCGTACAGATTCGGTGCATTTGTCAGAACAGGCGATCGCAGCTGCGCGAAGTTGTGTAGAACAGTTATACGGTAAACAATATCTCAGCCCCCAACCCCGGCAATACACAACCAAATCCAAAGGCGCACAAGAAGCCCACGAAGCCATCCGTCCGGCTGGTAGCACCTTCCGCACACCCCAAGAAACTGGCTTAAGCGGTCGAGAATTTGCCCTCTATGATTTGATTTGGAAGCGTACCGTCGCCTGTCAAATGGCAGACTCTCGCCAAACCCAAATCACCGTTCAGTTGCAAGTCGAAGACGCAGGTTTTCGTGCTTCCGGTAAGCGGATTGATTTTCCTGGGTATTTACGCGCCTACGTTGAAGGTTCTGATGACCCAGATGCAGCATTGGAAGACCAGGAAATTATCCTACCTAACCTAAAAGTTGGGGATCATCCAGATTGTAAAAATCTTGAAGCGGTAGGTCACGAAACCCAACCCCCAGCAAGGTACACCGAAGCAACTCTAGTTAAAACCCTAGAAAGTGAAGGGATTGGTCGTCCTAGTACCTACGCCAGCATTATCGGTACAATCATCGATAAGGGTTATACCCAACTGGTAAATAACGCCCTCATCCCCACCTTTACCGCCTTCGCTGTCACCGACCTGTTAGAGAAACACTTTCCTGATATCGTTGACCCCAGCTTTACCTCCAAAATGGAACAAACCCTGGATGATATTGCTGATGGTGAAGCTGAGTGGCTACCTTACCTCCGGGATTTTTATTTAGGTGATAAAGGGTTAGAAACCCTAGTCAAAGAACGGGAAAGCCAAATTGATGCGACTAAAGCTAGAACCGTAGAACTAGAAAACCTAGATGCGAAAGTTCGTATCGGAAAATATGGGCCTTATATTGAGGTAGAAAATGGTGAGGGTGTTATCACAGCCTCAATTCCCAAAGACTTAACACCAGCCGACCTCGACCCTAAACAGGTAGAAGTCATCCTCCGCCAAAAAACTGTCGGGCCAGACCAACTCGGTCGCCATCCCGAAACGGGAGAACCAATTTACGTGAAAATTGGCGCTTATGGGCCTTACGTCCAATTGGGTGATAAAACTGACGAAAATCCCAAACCCAAACAAGCCTCTCTACCCAAAGGTGTGACCCCAGAAAATATCAGCTTAGAAACGGGTATTGGGCTTTTATCCCTACCCCGGACATTAGGAACACATCCAACAACTGGAGGGAAAATTCAAGCTAGTTTAGGACGTTTCGGCCCATATGTCGTCCACGACCAAGGGAAAGAAGGTAAAGACTATCGCTCCCTGAAAGCAAGTGATGATGTCTTGACAATTACCCTAGAACGAGCGTTAGAGTTGATATCTGAACCGAAAAAAGTTCGTGGTTCTACTAGTAGCAAATCAAAAGCTGCTCTACGGGAACTAGGTACACACCCAGAAGACGATGCACCAATCAACATCTACGACGGCCCCTATGGCCCTTACATCAAACACGGTAAGACAAATGTAGGTATCCCAGAAGGTACGTCAGTTGAAGATGTGACACTAGCTACCGCGTTAGAGTTACTATCAGCCAAAGCGTCAACCTCTAAAACTACACGCAAAAGCAGTAAAACCACAGCCACAAAATCCAAATCCACAGCTAAATCGTCTAGCACTGCGACAAAGAAAAAAGGAGCTTAA
- a CDS encoding DUF6745 domain-containing protein gives MINQLTTEQESLITVYREKWRNIALSTQPVNRDKAIKTAELAYYLLGKLVPEIVFLESPNQFNNNFLKIEVHNLIEKSLVKQVQVQINLPLKEKISSQINTELFKKIRGKIYYPFGGISMRLLMSISENNFLSWNDLHSIKRWVYYATCIDYCISVLGCKYQHHLWEFLLALAHECPWFFPYNHVCIICDRPLHIRFDNQNQLHAEGEPAIEFADGYSIYSYHGVTLPEKYGKVHPQRWRSQWLLTETNAELRRVLIQSIGYARICQELQAVELDNWAEYTLLQIDNSIDVEPIFLLKMTCPSTGFVHILRVPPKTKSAREAICWVNWGVDPQDFSIQT, from the coding sequence ATGATAAACCAGTTAACAACTGAGCAAGAGAGTTTAATTACTGTTTATCGAGAAAAGTGGCGCAATATTGCTCTTTCAACCCAACCAGTTAACCGGGATAAAGCTATAAAAACAGCAGAATTAGCATATTATTTACTTGGTAAACTAGTACCTGAAATTGTCTTTTTAGAAAGCCCTAATCAGTTTAATAATAATTTTCTAAAAATTGAGGTACACAATTTAATAGAAAAATCTTTAGTAAAACAAGTTCAAGTTCAAATAAATTTACCTCTTAAAGAGAAGATAAGCAGTCAAATCAATACCGAACTATTCAAAAAGATAAGAGGAAAAATCTATTATCCTTTTGGAGGTATAAGTATGAGATTATTAATGTCTATTAGCGAGAATAATTTTTTATCTTGGAATGATCTTCATTCCATAAAAAGATGGGTATATTATGCAACTTGTATTGATTATTGTATCTCTGTATTAGGTTGTAAATATCAGCATCATCTTTGGGAATTTTTGTTAGCACTCGCTCATGAATGTCCTTGGTTCTTTCCTTACAATCATGTTTGTATTATCTGCGATCGCCCCCTTCACATCCGCTTCGATAATCAAAATCAACTCCACGCCGAAGGCGAACCAGCCATAGAGTTTGCGGACGGATACAGCATCTACTCCTATCACGGCGTTACCCTACCGGAAAAATACGGCAAAGTCCACCCGCAGCGATGGCGATCGCAATGGCTATTAACAGAAACAAACGCCGAACTACGCCGCGTGTTAATCCAAAGCATTGGTTACGCACGTATCTGCCAAGAATTACAAGCAGTGGAACTAGATAACTGGGCTGAATATACCCTTTTACAGATTGACAACTCCATTGATGTTGAGCCAATCTTTTTATTAAAAATGACCTGCCCCAGTACAGGATTCGTCCACATTCTGCGGGTTCCACCTAAAACAAAATCAGCCCGTGAAGCCATCTGTTGGGTAAATTGGGGAGTCGATCCACAAGACTTCTCTATACAAACCTAA
- a CDS encoding HD family phosphohydrolase, translated as MAKSLKNKSWISAVRLGWVHEQRSSVVLAIAIVSFTGVLGHKLYNQPKLKIGTIAPQTIKAPYTDSIEDKEETENRRKAVSKSSAPVLMIDAKTTAQIDQNLQKTLIEGNEIRITAGSFPFYDTSILSLSSQDYLRSCPESEWQMMLVALDSINQKKLGSFWNKPSDNQKKQKFANSDTQTSSSGVPSPNISLGQVSQAQGGSTKIDTEVATKLEFMQALAELSTYRVKTAEQNLSSLINRITQAREAYAQASVQLLHIDTIATQTVYHDTVLLELSDDEWLKTQKGVRQIAERILAQGIPVGLPDDVLKKAINLQVQAFIPKNSASLATKILLTVLQPNLKKDEEQTKKQAQHAASIVEPVMVEIKQGAVIVNKGKKITEWDFQVLEHYQLISRENNWPALLKLAGLVTGGVCIFVLVETRSKSPLRQRDRLLILLLTLSVPGVLVTGISYTTWGAVGLLLGSFYGRRLSVTVMGLLVLILPMSLEISIIGLVAGAAGGILGSYIAYRLRSREELALLGVAIAGTQGGVYLLMKVLIGAAFGSSWYFILQEAGLFTLSGLAWSIVALGLSPYLEKLFDLVTPIRLAELANPNRPLLKRLATETPGTFQHTLFVATLAEAAAKKLGCNVELVRAGTLYHDIGKMHDPLGFIENQMGEPNKHETEIKDPWKSAEIIKKHVSEGLVMARKHLLPTAIQAFIPEHQGTMLIAYFYHQAEQMAQADPDIIVDEADFRYAGPIPQSRETGIVMLADACEAALRSLKDADTDKALTMLNNILRARWQDNQLIDSGLTREEMTEIAEIFVEVWQQFHHKRIAYPKSKSAKE; from the coding sequence ATGGCAAAATCGCTCAAAAATAAAAGTTGGATTAGTGCAGTAAGGCTAGGCTGGGTGCATGAACAGCGTTCCTCAGTTGTTTTGGCGATCGCTATTGTATCCTTTACTGGAGTACTTGGTCATAAGTTATACAATCAACCTAAACTTAAGATAGGCACGATTGCACCACAAACGATTAAAGCTCCTTACACTGATAGTATTGAAGATAAAGAAGAAACAGAAAATAGACGTAAAGCTGTTAGTAAAAGTTCTGCACCAGTATTAATGATTGATGCGAAAACTACAGCACAGATTGACCAAAATTTACAAAAAACTCTGATTGAAGGTAACGAAATTCGCATTACCGCAGGTTCTTTTCCTTTTTATGATACTTCAATCCTATCTCTATCAAGCCAGGATTATCTGCGGTCTTGTCCTGAGTCAGAATGGCAGATGATGTTGGTTGCTTTGGATAGTATTAATCAAAAGAAATTGGGGTCGTTCTGGAACAAGCCCAGCGATAATCAGAAAAAACAGAAGTTCGCCAATAGTGACACACAAACTTCTTCTTCAGGCGTTCCCTCACCTAACATTTCCCTTGGTCAGGTAAGTCAAGCCCAAGGTGGTTCTACAAAGATAGATACTGAAGTCGCTACAAAACTTGAGTTTATGCAGGCGTTGGCAGAACTGTCTACTTATCGTGTTAAAACTGCCGAGCAAAATTTATCTTCACTGATTAATCGAATTACTCAAGCAAGAGAAGCCTACGCTCAAGCTAGTGTCCAGCTTTTACACATAGATACTATTGCTACACAGACAGTTTATCATGACACGGTTCTGTTGGAATTATCAGATGATGAATGGTTAAAAACTCAAAAGGGCGTGCGCCAAATTGCGGAGCGGATTTTAGCCCAAGGTATTCCTGTCGGTTTACCAGATGATGTATTAAAAAAAGCTATTAACTTGCAAGTACAGGCTTTTATCCCCAAAAATTCTGCATCTTTGGCGACTAAAATATTGTTGACTGTACTGCAACCCAATCTCAAGAAAGATGAGGAACAAACTAAAAAACAAGCTCAACACGCTGCATCTATAGTTGAACCTGTCATGGTTGAGATCAAACAAGGTGCAGTCATTGTCAATAAAGGCAAGAAAATTACTGAGTGGGACTTTCAGGTATTAGAGCATTATCAACTGATTAGCCGAGAAAATAACTGGCCGGCTTTGCTGAAATTGGCTGGTTTAGTAACGGGGGGAGTTTGTATCTTCGTTTTGGTGGAGACACGAAGTAAGTCTCCTTTACGTCAACGCGATCGCCTATTAATTTTATTGCTAACCTTGAGTGTCCCTGGAGTACTGGTAACTGGTATATCCTATACTACCTGGGGTGCTGTTGGTTTGCTGTTGGGTAGCTTTTACGGGCGTAGGTTGAGTGTAACAGTCATGGGCTTACTCGTGCTTATACTACCCATGAGCCTGGAAATTAGCATTATTGGGTTAGTAGCTGGTGCGGCTGGCGGAATATTAGGTAGTTACATCGCTTACAGGCTGCGATCGCGCGAGGAATTAGCACTGTTGGGTGTAGCGATCGCCGGGACACAGGGTGGTGTTTATCTGTTGATGAAAGTCTTGATTGGTGCGGCTTTTGGTTCATCCTGGTATTTTATTCTCCAAGAAGCCGGACTATTTACTTTATCTGGACTGGCTTGGAGTATTGTGGCTTTGGGCTTGAGTCCTTATTTAGAAAAGCTATTTGATTTAGTTACCCCAATTCGGTTAGCAGAATTAGCTAATCCCAACAGACCTTTATTAAAACGGTTAGCGACGGAAACGCCAGGGACATTTCAACATACTTTATTTGTAGCTACCCTGGCGGAAGCGGCTGCTAAAAAGCTCGGCTGTAATGTGGAGTTAGTCAGGGCTGGTACACTTTATCACGATATTGGCAAAATGCACGACCCCTTGGGCTTTATTGAAAATCAAATGGGGGAGCCAAATAAACACGAAACAGAAATTAAAGACCCTTGGAAGAGTGCGGAAATTATTAAAAAACATGTTAGTGAAGGCTTGGTAATGGCGCGGAAACACCTTTTACCAACAGCGATACAAGCCTTTATCCCCGAACATCAAGGGACAATGTTGATTGCCTATTTCTATCATCAAGCTGAACAAATGGCGCAGGCAGATCCTGACATTATTGTGGATGAAGCCGATTTTCGTTACGCTGGGCCAATTCCCCAATCGCGGGAGACAGGAATCGTTATGTTAGCCGATGCTTGTGAAGCCGCATTGCGATCGCTTAAGGATGCAGATACTGACAAAGCTTTAACCATGCTTAACAATATTCTCCGCGCTAGATGGCAAGATAATCAGTTAATTGACTCAGGATTAACGCGGGAAGAAATGACAGAAATTGCCGAAATATTTGTAGAAGTTTGGCAGCAGTTTCATCATAAACGGATTGCTTATCCCAAGTCGAAGTCTGCTAAGGAGTGA
- the aroQ gene encoding type II 3-dehydroquinate dehydratase: MQPLSILVLHGPNLNMLGKREPGVYGSTTLAEINRLLAEVALNLQAQVFPLQSNHEGVLVDAIHAALGKHQGILINAGAYTHTSVALRDAIAAVNLPTVEVHLSNIYRREDFRHHSYIAPVVIGQISGFGVQSYLLGLQALIENLRS; the protein is encoded by the coding sequence GTGCAACCTCTAAGTATTTTGGTGCTGCATGGGCCAAACTTAAATATGCTGGGCAAAAGAGAACCCGGCGTTTATGGCTCTACAACTTTGGCTGAAATAAATAGATTATTAGCAGAAGTAGCGCTAAATTTACAGGCTCAAGTGTTTCCCCTCCAGTCAAACCATGAAGGAGTGTTAGTAGATGCTATTCATGCGGCTCTGGGGAAACATCAAGGAATTTTGATTAACGCAGGAGCATATACCCATACCAGCGTGGCTTTACGAGATGCGATCGCTGCTGTAAATTTACCTACAGTAGAAGTCCATCTCAGCAATATCTACCGTAGAGAAGACTTCCGCCATCATTCCTACATTGCTCCGGTGGTGATAGGGCAGATAAGCGGTTTTGGTGTGCAGAGCTATCTACTGGGTTTACAGGCTTTGATAGAGAATTTGAGAAGTTAG
- a CDS encoding transposase, which translates to MLKNEYLKQWTNIVSQKMPHLTLPQVVGLATWSFGIVMTRSSSLSKVSKFIAQVNSEKANTVRQRLKEWYEEASAKKGLHRRTLDVSSCFAPLLLWVISLLPTNIKRIALALDATSIGNKFVVLSVNILLAGCGIPIAWCVVKAHEPGSWKGHWHNLLTAIKDAIPTEFDVIVTADRGLYACWLYELIVAAGWHPFLRINHQGTYRLPSGNTWHPLKDVVCTPGTSWSGRIICFVTNPVECTLLARWDFGYKDPWLILTDLEPTSASALWYGLRPSTECVYRDVKGDGWDWHHTRLLSPQRAERLWLAIAVATLWMVMLGGEAENQSSPPTLEQLPPRHVVFSQPFHLHPQRQISCFLLGLLTLIADLLNHLPIHLPSWSAFPHTPVDDFFCFNSS; encoded by the coding sequence ATGCTGAAAAATGAGTACCTCAAACAATGGACAAATATAGTGTCACAGAAAATGCCACATCTGACGTTACCACAAGTGGTAGGGCTGGCAACATGGAGTTTTGGCATAGTGATGACAAGATCAAGTAGCTTGAGCAAAGTGTCAAAATTCATAGCTCAAGTCAACTCAGAAAAGGCAAATACAGTACGTCAAAGATTAAAAGAATGGTATGAGGAAGCCTCTGCCAAAAAAGGGCTTCATCGTCGGACTCTAGATGTAAGTAGTTGTTTTGCGCCATTGCTGTTATGGGTGATCAGTTTGCTACCTACCAATATCAAGCGTATTGCGCTAGCACTAGACGCAACCAGTATCGGCAATAAGTTTGTAGTCTTATCAGTAAACATACTCTTGGCGGGTTGTGGAATCCCGATAGCATGGTGTGTGGTCAAAGCACATGAGCCAGGAAGTTGGAAAGGGCATTGGCACAATCTGCTCACAGCAATCAAAGATGCCATCCCAACTGAGTTTGATGTCATAGTCACTGCTGACAGAGGACTGTATGCTTGTTGGTTGTATGAATTGATTGTGGCTGCTGGCTGGCATCCGTTTTTACGTATTAACCATCAAGGAACTTATCGCCTGCCATCTGGGAATACATGGCATCCACTAAAAGATGTGGTTTGTACCCCTGGAACATCTTGGTCAGGTCGAATTATTTGCTTTGTCACCAATCCCGTTGAATGTACATTGCTTGCCCGTTGGGATTTTGGTTACAAAGACCCTTGGTTGATTTTGACTGACCTTGAACCCACGAGCGCCTCTGCACTCTGGTACGGTTTACGTCCTTCTACAGAATGTGTTTATCGGGATGTCAAAGGAGATGGTTGGGATTGGCATCATACTCGTTTGCTCTCACCACAACGTGCTGAACGTTTGTGGTTAGCCATCGCTGTTGCCACTCTTTGGATGGTGATGCTGGGGGGCGAAGCGGAAAATCAATCTTCTCCCCCAACTCTCGAACAACTTCCACCTCGACATGTTGTCTTTTCTCAGCCTTTCCACCTTCATCCTCAGCGTCAGATTTCTTGTTTTTTGTTAGGCCTGTTGACCCTGATTGCTGATTTACTCAACCATCTTCCTATTCATCTTCCCAGTTGGAGTGCTTTTCCTCATACTCCTGTTGACGATTTCTTTTGCTTCAATTCCTCCTAA
- a CDS encoding RNA recognition motif domain-containing protein, whose protein sequence is MSIYVGNLSYSVTQDDLTKVFSEYGTVTRVQLPTDRETGRLRGFGFVEMESSTAEDAAIQALDGAEWMGRVMKVNKARPKEDRPARSGGGSWGRNSGGYSRQY, encoded by the coding sequence ATGTCAATATACGTAGGGAACCTATCCTACAGCGTCACTCAAGACGACCTTACTAAAGTATTTTCCGAGTACGGTACAGTCACGCGCGTTCAGTTACCCACTGATAGAGAAACTGGGCGCTTGCGCGGTTTTGGTTTCGTAGAAATGGAATCATCAACCGCAGAAGATGCCGCCATTCAAGCTCTAGATGGTGCTGAATGGATGGGTCGTGTTATGAAAGTTAATAAAGCTCGTCCAAAGGAAGATAGACCCGCTCGTTCTGGCGGTGGTAGTTGGGGAAGAAATAGTGGTGGCTACTCCCGCCAATATTAA
- a CDS encoding DNA topoisomerase I: MARKLIESLLGPEAEPEPELIPIPVNDRSRRR, translated from the coding sequence TTGGCCCGCAAACTTATAGAGTCTCTGCTAGGGCCAGAAGCAGAGCCGGAACCGGAACTGATTCCGATTCCTGTAAACGATCGCTCACGTCGTCGTTAG
- a CDS encoding ADP-ribosylglycohydrolase family protein, translated as MRYSLVSRFKGTLLGGVLGESLVINDGNKYSESCSQFIKSIIPGAESLIKLGKLDLDEWLGLYQKEFNPSPENSGNQINIIFATIPVALFFHENPVKLRQNLLRVLKIGNDDPVIRDSTLTIGYAIAQSLTEKLRSQTLIPQIISFIGETETLLPQKLLIVDQLLEERAGIERLKAQLSKEEKLSYAVAVAFYCFLSTLEDFRLSVWRSLKLESADSSTITAITGALSGSYNSTVGIPANWQMSLLSTDSALDEERNLQQMLELADALGAVWSGVYNLDSHPHEFSKSGSLMSNKSVPISVYAAPRVIRGE; from the coding sequence ATGCGCTACTCGTTGGTTAGTAGATTTAAGGGAACTTTGCTGGGAGGAGTATTAGGAGAAAGTTTAGTTATAAATGACGGAAATAAATACAGCGAAAGTTGCTCTCAATTTATTAAAAGTATTATTCCTGGTGCGGAGAGCTTAATCAAGTTGGGGAAGTTAGATTTAGATGAATGGTTAGGGCTTTACCAAAAAGAATTTAACCCTTCGCCGGAAAACTCAGGTAATCAAATAAACATAATTTTTGCCACAATTCCAGTAGCGTTGTTTTTTCACGAAAATCCGGTTAAGCTGCGTCAGAATTTGCTGCGGGTGCTAAAAATTGGTAATGATGACCCAGTTATTCGTGATAGTACACTAACGATAGGGTATGCGATCGCTCAATCGCTAACAGAAAAACTGCGTTCCCAAACACTTATACCGCAAATCATCTCTTTCATTGGGGAAACCGAGACATTACTTCCGCAGAAATTATTAATTGTAGATCAGCTTTTAGAAGAGCGTGCTGGCATAGAAAGATTAAAAGCCCAGTTGAGTAAAGAGGAAAAACTTTCTTATGCTGTAGCTGTAGCTTTTTACTGCTTTCTCAGCACTTTAGAAGACTTTCGTTTGTCAGTATGGCGTAGCTTAAAGTTAGAATCTGCCGACTCATCAACAATAACAGCTATTACTGGTGCTTTATCTGGAAGTTACAACAGTACTGTGGGTATTCCTGCTAATTGGCAGATGTCACTTTTATCAACAGACTCAGCATTGGACGAAGAAAGGAACCTCCAGCAAATGCTAGAATTAGCCGATGCCCTTGGGGCGGTATGGTCAGGAGTGTATAATCTTGACTCACATCCCCATGAGTTTTCAAAATCAGGATCTCTCATGTCTAATAAATCAGTTCCCATTTCCGTTTATGCAGCACCTCGTGTTATTAGAGGAGAATAG
- a CDS encoding TrmH family RNA methyltransferase, whose protein sequence is MLTSLQNNLVKQIRKLHSTKERHKQGLFLLEGTHLLEEACAVNYPLEVVCCTPQWQANHSRLWEDACSRCDRAEVVSEEVLQAIATTVQPDGVVATAKRGEQQSQVPFTGVVLAFETIQDPGNLGTIIRTAAAAGASGLWLSQDSVDLDNPKVLRASAGQWFRLATAVSEDLKATVQACQQAGMQVIATLPTAKLTYWEVDWTKPSLILLGNEGAGLSPDLAAMADQQVKIPLSPGVESLNVAIAAALMLYEAQRQVLDNS, encoded by the coding sequence ATGTTAACGAGTTTACAGAATAATTTAGTTAAGCAAATTCGCAAGCTGCACTCTACCAAAGAACGGCATAAGCAGGGGTTGTTCTTGTTGGAAGGGACGCATTTATTGGAAGAAGCTTGTGCGGTGAATTATCCCTTAGAGGTGGTGTGCTGTACTCCACAATGGCAAGCGAACCATTCTAGATTGTGGGAAGATGCTTGTAGTCGATGCGATCGCGCTGAGGTTGTCAGTGAAGAAGTATTACAGGCGATCGCAACTACTGTACAACCAGATGGGGTGGTGGCTACGGCAAAACGTGGCGAACAGCAAAGCCAAGTACCGTTTACTGGTGTTGTTTTGGCGTTTGAAACCATCCAAGACCCTGGTAATTTAGGGACAATTATTCGTACGGCTGCGGCTGCTGGGGCTTCGGGTTTATGGCTGAGTCAAGATAGTGTAGATTTGGATAATCCGAAAGTTTTACGTGCATCTGCTGGACAGTGGTTTCGTTTGGCTACCGCCGTTAGTGAAGATTTAAAAGCAACGGTGCAAGCTTGTCAACAAGCGGGAATGCAGGTGATAGCAACTTTACCCACAGCTAAGTTAACTTATTGGGAAGTAGACTGGACAAAACCCAGTTTAATTTTGTTGGGCAATGAGGGTGCTGGCTTGTCGCCAGATTTAGCAGCAATGGCAGACCAGCAGGTGAAGATTCCCCTCAGTCCTGGTGTAGAATCCTTAAATGTGGCGATCGCTGCTGCTTTAATGTTATATGAAGCGCAGAGACAGGTACTTGATAATTCGTAA